CCGTGCAGAACATTATGAAGAGGTAGTCCAGCCCAACCAGGACAAATTGATCATCTCAGATAGAGGATTTATCTCAGGAATCGGTTATGCTTTGGCTAACGGTGATTTCGAACTGGATGACCTGATCATGCTTAACAAGTTTGCGCTGCAAGGGAATCTGCCTGATAAGGTCATTCTCTTCCTTACAGATATACAAACCCTTCAAGAAAGACTTGGCGGCAAAGACTTGGATGGAATAGAACAACGCGGTCTGGAGTACCTGCTAAGTGTTCAGGAACATATGAGACAAACTGTACTTACACTAGGTATCCCGCATCTTTTTATCGATGCATGCGATAGTATAGAAAATATTCATCAAACGATACTAACCTACTTGAAGGTATAATTACATAAATTAAAATCTTGTCATTCTCAGTACAATATCTAGCGTCAAAAAATCCTAGATATCTGAGAATCCACTCATCATAGAATTTATACATTTTGGATCTTCGATAGTACTTCGAAGATGACGCCGTTAAAGGAAACATTATGATCAATCCTCTACGTGGTATGAAAGACCTCACTTTTGAAGAGAGTGAACGTTTTGAATATATCGTAAATACTGCTACATCTATTGCCAGACGTTATGGCTATGGATATATTGAAACCCCTATTCTCGAAGAGACTGCACTTTTTAAACGC
This is a stretch of genomic DNA from Sulfurovum zhangzhouensis. It encodes these proteins:
- the tmk gene encoding dTMP kinase, coding for MVVLFEGIDTCGKSTQLELLKQKHPEIITTKEPGGTAFGIKAREILLESSIISKRAELLLFLADRAEHYEEVVQPNQDKLIISDRGFISGIGYALANGDFELDDLIMLNKFALQGNLPDKVILFLTDIQTLQERLGGKDLDGIEQRGLEYLLSVQEHMRQTVLTLGIPHLFIDACDSIENIHQTILTYLKV